A segment of the Streptomyces sp. P9-A2 genome:
TCTCCATCGAGGTCGACCCGCGTCTGGCGCACCACACGCGCTCCACCGTCGCCGAGGCCAAGCAGCTGGCCTGGCTGGTGGACCGGCCCAACACCCTGATCAAGATCCCGGCGACCGAGGCCGGTATCCCGGCGATCGCCGAGACGATCGGCCTGGGCATCAGCGTCAACGTCACGCTGATCTTCTCCCTGGAGCGCTACCGCAAGGTCATGGACGCGTTCCTGACCGGCCTGGAGAAGGCCAGGGAGCGCGGCCTGGACCTGTCGAAGATCCACTCCGTGGCGTCGTTCTTCGTCTCCCGGGTGGACACCGAGATCGACAAGCGGATCGACGCGCTCGGTACCGACGAGGCGAAGGCGCTGCGCGGCAAGGCCGCCCTCGCCAACGCGCGTCTGGCCTACCAGGCGTACGAGGAGGTCTTCGCCACCGACCGCTGGAGCGCGCTGGAGCGCGAGGGCGCCAACAAGCAGCGTCCGCTGTGGGCCTCCACCGGTGTGAAGGACAAGGCGTACAAGGCCACGCTGTACGTCGACGACCTGGTGGCGCCGAACACGGTGAACACCATGCCGGAGGCGACCCTGGTGGCCACCGAGGAGTCGGGCGAGATCACCGGCAACACCGTCGCCGGCACCTACGAGCAGGCCCGCGCCGACCTCGACGCGGTGGAGCGGCTCGGCATCTCGTACGACGAGGTGGTGCAGCTGCTGGAGGACGAGGGCGTCGACAAGTTCGAGTCGGCCTGGAACGACCTGCTGAAGTCGACCGAGGCGGAGCTCGCGCGCCTCGCCCCTTCGGAGGGCTGACATCTTGTCGAGCAGCAATCCGCTGCGTGACCCGGCAGACCGACGGCTCCCGCGTATCGCGGGGCCGTCGGGCCTGGTCATCTTCGGGGTCACGGGCGATCTGTCGCGCAAGAAGCTGATGCCGGCGGTGTACGACCTCGCCAACCGGGGTCTGCTGCCGCCGGGCTTCTCGCTGGTCGGTTTCGCCCGCCGCGAGTGGGCGAACGAGGACTTCGCGCAGGAGGTCCACGACGCGGTCAAGGAGCACGCACGCACTCCCTTCCGCGAGGAGGTCTGGCAGCAGCTCATCCAGGGCATGCGGTTCGTCCAGGGCACCTTCGACGACGACGAGTCCTTCGAGCGGCTGCGCGGCACGATCGAGGAGCTGGACAAGGCGCAGGGCACGGGCGGCAACTTCGCGTTCTACCTGTCGGTGCCGCCGCGTTCCTTCCCGGTGGTCATCCAGCAGCTGAAGAAGCACGGGCTGGCCGACCAGTCGAGCGGTTCCTGGCGGCGCGCGGTGATCGAGAAGCCGTTCGGCCACGACCTGAAGTCGGCCGAGGAGCTCAACGCGATCGTCCACGAGGTGTTCGCCCCGGACCAGGTCTTCCGCATCGACCACTACCTGGGCAAGGAGACCGTCCAGAACATCCTGGCGCTGCGTTTCGCGAACACGATGTTCGAGCCGATCTGGAACCGGTCCTTCGTCGACCACGTGCAGATCACCATGGCCGAGGACATCGGCATCGGCGGCCGGGCCGGCTACTACGACGGCATCGGCGCCGCCCGCGACGTCATCCAGAACCACCTGCTCCAGCTCATGGCGCTCACCGCCATGGAGGAGCCGGCCTCCTTCGACGCGGACGCGCTGGCCGCGGAGAAGACCAAGGTGCTCGGCGCCGTGCGGCTGCCGAAGGATCTGGGCAGGGACACCGTGCGCGGGCAGTACGCGGCCGGCTGGCAGGGCGGCGCGAAGGCGGTCGGGTATCTGGAGGAGGACGGCATCAACGCCTCCTCGAGGACCGACACGTACGCCGCGATCAAGCTGGGCGTGGACAACCGCCGCTGGGCGGGCGTCCCCTTCTACCTGCGCACCGGCAAGCGGCTGGGCCGCCGGGTCACGGAGATCGCGGTGGTGTTCCAGCGGGCACCGCACTCCCCCTTCGACTCCACGGCCACCGAGGAGCTCGGGCAGAACGCCATCGTGATCCGCGTCCAGCCGGACGAGGGTGTCACGGTGCGGTTCGGCTCCAAGGTGCCGGGCACCTCGATGGAGATCCGGGACGTGTCGATGGACTTCGCCTACGGCGAGTCGTTCACGGAGTCCAGCCCGGAGGCGTACGAGCGGCTCATCCTCGACGTCCTGCTCGGCGACTCCAACCTCTTCCCCCGCACCGAGGAGGTCGAGCTGTCCTGGAAGATCCTCGACCCGATCGAGGAGTACTGGGACAACCACGGCAGGCCGGCCCAGTATCCGGCCGGTACCTGGGGGCCCGTCGAGGCGGACCATATGCTCGAGCGAGACGGACGGAGCTGGCGCCGGCCATGAAGACAGCCCTCACGGACACCACGGCCAGCAAGATCAACAAGGCGCTGGTGAAGGCCCGCCGGGCCATCGGCACCCCGGCGGTCGGCATGGTGCTCACCCTCGTCATCGTGACCGACGAGGAGAACGCCTACGACGCGCTGAGGTCCGCCGGCGACGCCTCGCGCGAGCATCCCTCGCGCACCCTGGTCGTCATCAAGCGCGTCTCCCGTTCGCACCGCGACCGTACGAAGTCCCGGCTGGACGCGGAGGTGCTGGTCGGCGCGGACGCGGGCACCGGCGAGACGGTGGTGCTGCGGCTGTACGGCGAGGTCGCCGACCACGCCCAGTCGGTGGTACTGCCGCTGCTGCTGCCGGACGCCCCGGTGGTGGTCTGGTGGCCG
Coding sequences within it:
- the tal gene encoding transaldolase, with translation MTDALKRLSDEGVAIWLDDLSRKRITSGNLAELIDQQHVVGVTTNPSIFQKAISEGDGYEEQLTDLAARGVTVEEAIRMITTADVRDAADILRPVFDATGGQDGRVSIEVDPRLAHHTRSTVAEAKQLAWLVDRPNTLIKIPATEAGIPAIAETIGLGISVNVTLIFSLERYRKVMDAFLTGLEKARERGLDLSKIHSVASFFVSRVDTEIDKRIDALGTDEAKALRGKAALANARLAYQAYEEVFATDRWSALEREGANKQRPLWASTGVKDKAYKATLYVDDLVAPNTVNTMPEATLVATEESGEITGNTVAGTYEQARADLDAVERLGISYDEVVQLLEDEGVDKFESAWNDLLKSTEAELARLAPSEG
- the zwf gene encoding glucose-6-phosphate dehydrogenase — protein: MSSSNPLRDPADRRLPRIAGPSGLVIFGVTGDLSRKKLMPAVYDLANRGLLPPGFSLVGFARREWANEDFAQEVHDAVKEHARTPFREEVWQQLIQGMRFVQGTFDDDESFERLRGTIEELDKAQGTGGNFAFYLSVPPRSFPVVIQQLKKHGLADQSSGSWRRAVIEKPFGHDLKSAEELNAIVHEVFAPDQVFRIDHYLGKETVQNILALRFANTMFEPIWNRSFVDHVQITMAEDIGIGGRAGYYDGIGAARDVIQNHLLQLMALTAMEEPASFDADALAAEKTKVLGAVRLPKDLGRDTVRGQYAAGWQGGAKAVGYLEEDGINASSRTDTYAAIKLGVDNRRWAGVPFYLRTGKRLGRRVTEIAVVFQRAPHSPFDSTATEELGQNAIVIRVQPDEGVTVRFGSKVPGTSMEIRDVSMDFAYGESFTESSPEAYERLILDVLLGDSNLFPRTEEVELSWKILDPIEEYWDNHGRPAQYPAGTWGPVEADHMLERDGRSWRRP